Proteins from a single region of Haloarchaeobius litoreus:
- a CDS encoding AIR synthase family protein, with product MSKLSPETLERYIFSRTGAPNEDLLAGPGYGEDAAAIAMDGSTMVVSTDPISLAAERIGTLGVAIASNDVAACGGRPEWLVATIFLPTADERLLDQVTGQLDAEARRLGISIVGGHTETLAALDRPLLSLTCMGPADRYVPTSGADPGDAVLLTKGGGIEATAVLATDFRDELEDAGVDPETIESAAGFFDDISVLPEAAVLAPTATAMHDPTEGGVLNGLVELACASEVRVHLDRGDVPLRAETTVCCAAMDVDPLRVLGSGAMLATIPRDDVASVLSALEDEDIEATVIATVDDAAGDGEVGVSFDSDHYVGSVDDDMYELWE from the coding sequence ATGAGCAAGCTCTCGCCCGAAACCCTCGAACGATACATCTTCTCGCGCACCGGCGCACCGAACGAGGACCTCCTCGCGGGGCCCGGCTACGGGGAGGACGCAGCCGCCATCGCGATGGATGGCTCGACGATGGTCGTCAGCACCGACCCCATCTCGCTAGCTGCCGAACGGATCGGCACCCTCGGCGTCGCCATCGCGAGCAACGACGTCGCCGCCTGCGGGGGGCGACCCGAGTGGCTGGTCGCCACCATCTTCCTGCCAACGGCGGACGAGCGGCTCCTCGACCAGGTGACCGGCCAGCTCGATGCCGAGGCGCGACGGCTCGGCATCTCCATCGTCGGTGGCCACACGGAGACGCTCGCAGCGCTCGACAGACCACTACTGTCACTCACCTGTATGGGTCCTGCCGACCGCTACGTCCCGACCAGCGGCGCAGACCCCGGTGACGCGGTCCTCCTCACGAAGGGAGGCGGCATCGAGGCGACCGCCGTGCTCGCGACCGACTTCCGCGACGAACTCGAGGACGCCGGCGTCGACCCGGAGACCATCGAGAGTGCCGCGGGCTTCTTTGACGACATCAGCGTTCTCCCCGAGGCGGCAGTGCTGGCCCCGACCGCGACCGCCATGCACGACCCCACAGAGGGGGGCGTGCTCAACGGTCTCGTCGAGCTGGCCTGTGCCTCCGAGGTCCGGGTCCACCTGGACCGCGGGGATGTCCCTCTGAGAGCCGAGACGACGGTCTGCTGTGCCGCGATGGATGTCGACCCCCTCCGCGTGCTCGGGTCGGGCGCGATGCTCGCGACCATCCCCCGTGACGACGTGGCGTCGGTCCTCTCGGCACTCGAAGACGAGGACATCGAGGCGACGGTCATCGCGACAGTCGACGATGCCGCCGGCGATGGGGAGGTCGGCGTCAGCTTCGACAGCGACCACTACGTCGGCAGTGTCGACGACGACATGTACGAACTCTGGGAGTGA
- a CDS encoding hemolysin family protein — MCVSVLTVASEACITLYTLPVIGVELGRTQITAIGVVLIGLLLLGSGFFSSSEIALFSLPAHQIDAMVEEGKRGARAVKSLKEDPHRLLVTILVGNNMVNITMSSISTTLVGFYFDAGTAVIVSSLGITSMVLIFGESAPKSYAVENTELHARRVARGLKVVEKVLWPLITIFYYLTSVVNKVTGGSPSIESTYVTRDEIRNMIKTGEREGILNEEERQMLQRTLRFTDASAKEVMTPRLDMASITTDATVDEAIKKCIQSGHARLPVYEDSLDNVVGIFDIRDLEDSTYDAAGDFEVADVVNPTLHVPESKNVDELLSEMRENRMHMVIVIDEFGATQGLITMEDVLEEIVGEILVGGEELPVEFVDDDTVLVNGSVNIDEVNEALDIVLPEGEEFETIAGFIFNRAGRLVEQGEAFDYENVSLRAEQVENTRIQKVRVSVDRDSTEEADDEDAALGEGDTD; from the coding sequence ATGTGCGTATCCGTGCTCACGGTGGCGTCCGAGGCCTGTATCACGCTGTACACCTTACCGGTCATCGGTGTCGAACTGGGGCGGACGCAGATCACCGCTATCGGTGTCGTCCTGATCGGGCTGCTCCTCCTGGGGTCGGGGTTCTTCTCCTCCTCCGAGATCGCACTGTTCTCCCTGCCGGCCCACCAGATCGACGCGATGGTCGAGGAGGGGAAACGTGGTGCACGGGCAGTCAAGTCCCTCAAGGAGGACCCCCACCGCCTGCTCGTGACTATCCTGGTCGGGAACAACATGGTCAACATCACGATGTCCTCTATCTCGACCACCCTCGTCGGCTTCTACTTCGACGCCGGCACGGCCGTCATCGTGTCGTCGCTCGGGATCACGTCGATGGTCCTGATATTCGGCGAGAGCGCACCCAAGTCCTACGCTGTCGAGAACACGGAACTGCACGCTCGGCGCGTCGCACGAGGCCTGAAGGTCGTCGAGAAGGTGCTGTGGCCGCTCATCACCATCTTCTACTACCTGACGTCGGTGGTGAACAAGGTGACCGGCGGTAGCCCGTCCATCGAGTCGACGTACGTCACCCGCGACGAGATCCGGAACATGATCAAGACGGGCGAACGTGAGGGCATCCTCAACGAGGAGGAGCGACAGATGCTCCAGCGCACGCTGCGATTCACGGACGCCTCGGCCAAGGAGGTGATGACCCCCCGGCTCGACATGGCATCCATCACCACGGACGCGACCGTCGACGAGGCCATCAAGAAGTGCATCCAGTCCGGCCACGCCCGGCTGCCGGTCTACGAGGACTCACTCGACAACGTGGTCGGTATCTTCGACATCCGAGACCTGGAGGATTCCACCTACGACGCGGCCGGGGACTTCGAGGTCGCGGACGTAGTGAACCCGACGCTCCACGTTCCCGAGTCGAAGAACGTCGACGAGCTCCTGTCGGAGATGCGCGAGAACCGGATGCACATGGTCATCGTCATCGACGAGTTCGGAGCCACCCAGGGCCTCATCACGATGGAGGACGTCCTCGAGGAGATCGTCGGTGAGATACTGGTCGGTGGCGAGGAGCTCCCGGTCGAGTTCGTCGACGACGACACGGTCCTGGTGAATGGGTCGGTCAACATCGACGAGGTCAACGAGGCCCTCGACATCGTACTGCCGGAGGGCGAGGAGTTCGAGACCATCGCGGGCTTCATCTTCAACCGCGCCGGTCGCCTCGTCGAGCAGGGTGAGGCGTTCGACTACGAGAACGTGTCGCTGCGGGCCGAACAGGTGGAGAACACCCGCATCCAGAAGGTCCGGGTGAGCGTCGACCGCGA